A DNA window from Desulforamulus hydrothermalis Lam5 = DSM 18033 contains the following coding sequences:
- a CDS encoding [Fe-Fe] hydrogenase large subunit C-terminal domain-containing protein: MALITTDHDNCRKCYACVRACPVKTIAIKNGLPEIVEAGCLGCGQCVLACSIGAKTVRDDTPLLEQWLSEGTRVLAMVAPSYPASFPFSGGMLVAVLRSLGFAGVYEVAYGAGICAREYAKYLGGRIEKPLISTACPAVVQLVEKHFPNLIGNLAPIDSPMLIQAKIMKAVQPEAKIVFIGPCLAKKYESVDSHTAGYIDAVITFRQAERWFNRAQVATERLAELPWDNPQPHLARTFPISGGLLKTAGMYEDIAHMDVVVVEGARRCIEVLRAIESGNFVPRFVDMLVCEGCVMGPGVVSDKPYVVRARQVAATLQQNHHAVSQQELQPVLAGLDFRRKFTAKPVAKATFTEEQVWQTLKETGKHSMRDLINCSACGYDTCWEKAVACLQGMAEKEMCLPFLLRQVPALTSSLMDMSSKLMLSMESINFSTLTLKGTTSKINSRNQQLESLIKETNIIARDTLELANKVLAMISQYSAPQAGQTPVQTPLSASDIEEIRKIAAQSKHQSEKATKAFEDIASVLTQLREDSFMIMEQEKAIKVVTSSLEQIVATYDQLLNIGAAMASIGRNYA; encoded by the coding sequence ATGGCGCTGATAACTACAGATCACGATAATTGCCGTAAATGTTACGCCTGCGTCAGGGCCTGCCCGGTTAAGACCATTGCCATTAAAAACGGCCTGCCGGAGATTGTGGAAGCAGGTTGTTTGGGCTGCGGCCAGTGTGTGTTGGCTTGTTCCATCGGGGCCAAAACAGTGCGGGATGACACACCTTTGCTGGAGCAATGGTTGTCTGAGGGAACCAGGGTATTGGCTATGGTAGCGCCGTCATACCCGGCTTCTTTTCCCTTCAGCGGCGGCATGCTGGTGGCTGTGCTGCGCAGTTTGGGCTTTGCCGGTGTTTATGAAGTAGCCTATGGGGCAGGAATTTGCGCCCGGGAATATGCAAAATACCTTGGCGGCCGGATAGAAAAGCCGTTAATTTCAACCGCTTGCCCGGCCGTGGTGCAACTGGTGGAAAAACATTTTCCCAACCTGATCGGCAATCTTGCACCGATTGATTCGCCCATGTTAATCCAAGCCAAAATTATGAAGGCTGTTCAGCCGGAGGCCAAAATTGTTTTTATCGGTCCCTGTCTGGCCAAAAAATACGAGTCCGTCGATTCCCACACAGCGGGCTATATAGATGCGGTCATAACCTTTCGGCAGGCCGAGCGGTGGTTTAACAGAGCACAGGTTGCTACCGAGCGGCTGGCCGAATTGCCCTGGGATAACCCGCAGCCGCATTTGGCCCGCACCTTCCCCATTAGCGGTGGTCTGTTGAAAACTGCCGGTATGTATGAAGATATTGCTCACATGGATGTGGTGGTGGTGGAGGGGGCCCGGCGCTGCATCGAAGTGCTGCGGGCAATTGAAAGCGGCAATTTTGTTCCCAGGTTTGTTGATATGCTGGTTTGCGAAGGGTGTGTTATGGGGCCGGGCGTGGTAAGCGATAAACCCTATGTGGTGCGGGCCCGCCAGGTGGCAGCAACCCTTCAGCAAAACCATCATGCCGTCAGTCAGCAGGAATTGCAGCCGGTTTTAGCCGGGCTTGATTTTAGGAGAAAGTTTACAGCCAAGCCGGTTGCCAAGGCAACTTTTACCGAGGAGCAGGTTTGGCAAACCTTAAAAGAAACAGGCAAGCACAGCATGCGAGATCTCATCAACTGCAGCGCCTGTGGTTATGATACCTGCTGGGAAAAGGCGGTGGCCTGCCTGCAGGGCATGGCTGAAAAGGAGATGTGTTTGCCCTTTTTATTAAGGCAGGTTCCTGCCCTGACCAGCAGCCTGATGGACATGAGCAGCAAATTAATGCTTTCGATGGAATCCATTAATTTTTCTACCCTTACCCTAAAGGGCACTACTTCTAAAATTAACAGCCGCAACCAGCAGCTGGAATCGTTAATTAAAGAAACCAATATTATTGCCAGAGACACCCTGGAGTTGGCTAACAAGGTTTTGGCTATGATTTCACAGTATTCTGCTCCACAGGCCGGTCAAACACCTGTGCAAACGCCGCTGTCAGCGTCTGATATTGAAGAAATAAGGAAAATCGCTGCCCAGAGCAAACACCAGTCGGAAAAGGCCACCAAAGCCTTTGAAGACATTGCCAGTGTGTTAACCCAGTTGCGGGAAGACAGCTTTATGATTATGGAGCAGGAAAAGGCCATCAAGGTGGTTACCAGTTCCCTGGAGCAAATTGTTGCCACCTACGATCAGCTTCTCAACATCGGTGCCGCCATGGCCAGCATCGGCCGTAACTATGCTTAA
- a CDS encoding NifU family protein, with amino-acid sequence MKEKVKEVLEQVRPFLQRDGGDVEFVDCDENGVVKVKLRGACGSCPGALYTLKNGIERALKQQIPEVKEVVRVD; translated from the coding sequence ATGAAAGAAAAAGTTAAAGAGGTCTTGGAGCAAGTTCGCCCCTTCCTGCAAAGAGACGGCGGCGATGTGGAATTTGTTGATTGCGACGAAAACGGTGTGGTGAAAGTAAAGCTGAGAGGCGCTTGCGGTAGCTGCCCCGGCGCTCTGTATACATTGAAAAACGGTATTGAGCGGGCTTTAAAGCAGCAGATTCCGGAAGTTAAAGAAGTTGTGCGTGTAGACTGA
- a CDS encoding iron-containing alcohol dehydrogenase → MALGEQVYGYYIPTVNLMGIGAHKEIPNQVKTLGGSNVLIVTDAFLGRPGGMADDIKAMLEAAGIKVTVYAGAEPNPTDINVHDGLKVYQECGADMILSLGGGSSHDCAKGIGLVASNGGHIRDFEGIDKSSKPMPPFIAVNTTAGTASEMTRFCIITNTSNKVKMAIVDWRCTPNVAINDPLLMVGMPPALTAATGMDALTHAVEAYVSTIATPVTDSAALMAIKLISQNLRQAVANGKNMEARDKMAYAEFLAGMAFNNASLGYVHAMAHQLGGFYNLPHGVCNAILLPHVEAFNLIACPERFVDIAVAMGENVEGLSVREAADKALAAIKKLSADIGIPGGLAELGVKEEDLKIMAENAMKDACSFTNPRTATLEDVIGIFKAAM, encoded by the coding sequence ATGGCTTTAGGCGAACAAGTTTACGGTTATTACATTCCCACCGTCAACCTGATGGGCATCGGGGCTCACAAGGAGATCCCCAACCAGGTCAAAACCCTGGGCGGCAGCAACGTACTGATTGTTACGGACGCATTTTTGGGGCGTCCTGGCGGCATGGCTGATGATATTAAAGCTATGCTGGAAGCAGCCGGCATTAAGGTTACAGTTTACGCCGGCGCTGAACCTAACCCCACCGATATTAACGTGCACGACGGTTTAAAGGTATACCAGGAATGCGGTGCTGATATGATTCTCTCGCTGGGTGGCGGCAGCTCCCACGACTGTGCCAAAGGTATCGGCCTGGTAGCCAGCAACGGCGGTCACATCCGTGACTTTGAAGGCATTGACAAGAGCAGCAAGCCGATGCCTCCCTTTATTGCTGTCAACACTACCGCCGGCACCGCTTCTGAAATGACCCGCTTCTGCATTATTACCAACACCAGCAACAAAGTAAAAATGGCTATTGTCGACTGGCGCTGCACACCCAACGTGGCCATCAACGACCCGCTGCTGATGGTAGGCATGCCGCCGGCGCTGACCGCTGCCACCGGTATGGATGCCCTGACCCACGCCGTCGAAGCCTATGTATCCACCATTGCCACGCCGGTAACCGATTCAGCCGCCCTCATGGCCATTAAATTGATTTCACAAAACCTGCGTCAGGCAGTAGCCAACGGTAAGAATATGGAGGCCCGGGATAAAATGGCCTACGCCGAGTTTCTGGCCGGGATGGCCTTTAACAATGCTTCTTTGGGTTATGTGCATGCCATGGCGCACCAGTTGGGCGGCTTTTACAACCTGCCCCACGGCGTTTGCAACGCCATCCTGCTGCCCCATGTAGAAGCCTTTAACCTGATTGCCTGCCCCGAGCGTTTTGTAGACATTGCTGTGGCCATGGGTGAAAATGTTGAAGGACTGTCTGTGCGTGAAGCGGCCGACAAAGCCCTGGCGGCCATCAAGAAACTGTCTGCCGATATTGGTATTCCCGGTGGTTTAGCTGAACTGGGCGTTAAGGAAGAAGACCTCAAGATTATGGCCGAAAATGCCATGAAGGATGCCTGCAGCTTTACCAACCCGAGAACCGCTACCCTGGAAGACGTTATCGGTATTTTCAAAGCGGCTATGTAA
- a CDS encoding RNA polymerase sigma factor, producing the protein MPLEDQLLVERSKKGDREAFEHLVQLYENKVYTIAYRLMGNHADAADLAQEAFIKIYQALPNFRGDSSFSTWIYHITVNVCRDELRKRQRRPTVSLDEPAADGNNNTYEIRSVAPGPEEMLDRSETQAMIQQCLNALSDDYRTILVMREIQELSYEEIADILGCSLGTVKSRLSRARQALKEKISQQMSFTSPKRMAK; encoded by the coding sequence TTGCCCCTGGAAGATCAATTATTAGTGGAACGCAGCAAAAAGGGTGACCGCGAGGCCTTTGAACATCTTGTTCAGTTATATGAAAATAAAGTATATACCATTGCTTACAGGTTAATGGGCAATCATGCGGATGCAGCAGACCTGGCCCAAGAGGCTTTTATTAAAATTTACCAGGCGTTGCCGAATTTTCGGGGAGATTCCAGTTTTAGTACCTGGATATATCACATTACCGTTAACGTTTGCCGGGATGAACTGCGGAAAAGGCAAAGAAGGCCAACTGTTTCGCTGGATGAACCGGCGGCTGACGGCAATAACAATACATACGAAATCCGCAGTGTCGCGCCTGGTCCGGAGGAGATGCTGGACCGCAGTGAAACCCAGGCGATGATTCAGCAATGCCTCAACGCTTTATCGGATGATTACCGTACCATTCTGGTCATGAGAGAGATTCAGGAGTTATCATATGAGGAAATTGCTGATATACTGGGCTGTTCTCTGGGAACTGTCAAATCCCGATTAAGTCGAGCCAGGCAGGCCTTGAAAGAGAAAATCAGCCAGCAGATGTCTTTTACATCTCCCAAGCGAATGGCAAAGTAG
- a CDS encoding selenium metabolism-associated LysR family transcriptional regulator, with the protein MNLATLQTFIIVAEKKNLSLAAQEIHITQPAISKQLSALESHFGAALVERKGRGISLTPAGEVFYRHAREIVDLINRAERDIRQMSGEIRGRMIVWASTIPGHYILPPIIGAFKKEYPDVQLVLQIGDSKEAIRKLLEESAHLAAVGMMPNNKRVEGVKFFSDELVVIVPPEHPLAARPEIYLQELAKYPLVWRETGSGTRSVVESYLARGGLTPDKLNIALELGSTGAVITAVEAGAGLSVVSRWAVLKEQALRKIVTIKIKDYPMQRDLYLVYPRRKNKSPLVEAFIQFALKQTPPA; encoded by the coding sequence ATGAACTTAGCCACACTGCAAACCTTTATCATTGTTGCCGAAAAGAAAAATTTATCCCTGGCCGCCCAGGAAATTCATATTACCCAGCCTGCCATCAGCAAACAGTTAAGTGCCCTGGAGTCCCACTTTGGGGCTGCTTTGGTAGAGCGAAAGGGCAGAGGTATCAGCCTGACACCGGCAGGCGAAGTGTTTTACAGGCATGCCCGGGAGATTGTAGATTTAATAAACAGGGCGGAACGTGATATTCGACAGATGTCAGGCGAGATTCGCGGCCGCATGATTGTTTGGGCCAGCACAATTCCCGGCCATTACATTTTGCCTCCCATTATCGGTGCCTTTAAGAAAGAATACCCGGATGTACAATTGGTACTGCAGATAGGTGACTCCAAAGAAGCCATCCGCAAGCTGCTGGAAGAATCTGCCCACCTGGCTGCAGTTGGCATGATGCCTAATAACAAGCGTGTTGAAGGAGTCAAATTTTTTTCAGATGAACTGGTGGTGATTGTTCCCCCGGAGCACCCCCTGGCAGCAAGGCCGGAAATTTATTTGCAGGAATTGGCTAAGTACCCGCTGGTCTGGCGGGAAACGGGCTCGGGTACCCGCTCGGTGGTGGAGTCTTACTTAGCCCGGGGCGGCTTAACACCTGATAAGCTAAATATTGCCCTGGAACTGGGCAGTACCGGCGCGGTCATTACTGCGGTGGAAGCCGGCGCTGGCCTTTCGGTAGTTTCTCGCTGGGCCGTTTTAAAAGAACAGGCCTTAAGAAAGATTGTCACAATAAAGATTAAGGACTATCCTATGCAGCGAGATTTGTACCTGGTTTACCCCCGCCGGAAAAATAAAAGCCCTCTGGTAGAAGCCTTTATTCAGTTTGCCCTCAAGCAAACCCCCCCTGCTTAG
- a CDS encoding carbon-nitrogen hydrolase family protein produces the protein MTTCFKLALCQLQVTADKKLNLRHARAAVQEAAGRGCRLAALPEMFNCPYGNRYFPAYAEEFPDGETIRCLAGLAKEYGIYLVGGSIPERSAGRLYNTSFVFGPDGNLLARHRKIHLFDIDIPGGISFKESATLAAGNSLTLFTTPFCRIGVAICYDIRFPELTRAMALQGIHLLVLPAAFNMTTGPAHWELTMRARALDNQIFVAAVSPARDNQAEYVAYGHSMVTSPWGEVLVQAADGPAVLTADIDLAQLHRIREQLPLLKHRREDVYFSIGSTS, from the coding sequence ATGACAACCTGTTTTAAATTAGCTCTCTGTCAATTGCAAGTAACTGCTGATAAAAAACTAAATCTCCGGCACGCCCGGGCTGCTGTGCAGGAGGCCGCCGGCCGGGGCTGCCGGCTGGCGGCTCTGCCGGAAATGTTTAACTGCCCTTACGGCAACCGGTATTTCCCTGCCTATGCGGAAGAATTTCCTGACGGCGAAACAATCCGCTGCCTTGCCGGCCTGGCCAAAGAATACGGCATTTATCTGGTGGGCGGGTCAATTCCGGAGAGGTCTGCCGGCCGCCTTTACAACACCTCCTTTGTATTTGGCCCGGACGGCAACCTGTTAGCCCGTCACCGAAAAATACATTTGTTTGATATTGATATACCGGGCGGCATTAGTTTTAAAGAATCAGCCACCCTTGCCGCCGGAAATTCTCTCACCCTATTCACCACCCCCTTCTGCCGGATTGGCGTAGCCATTTGTTATGACATCCGTTTTCCTGAGCTAACCCGTGCTATGGCCCTGCAGGGTATCCACCTCCTGGTTTTGCCCGCTGCCTTTAACATGACCACCGGCCCGGCTCACTGGGAACTGACCATGCGGGCCCGGGCCCTGGATAACCAGATTTTTGTGGCGGCTGTTTCCCCGGCCAGAGACAATCAAGCAGAATATGTGGCGTACGGCCATTCAATGGTAACTTCTCCCTGGGGGGAGGTTCTGGTGCAAGCGGCTGACGGCCCCGCTGTACTGACAGCAGACATCGACCTTGCTCAGCTGCACCGCATCAGGGAGCAATTGCCACTGCTCAAACATCGCCGGGAAGATGTGTATTTTAGCATAGGCAGTACCTCTTAG
- a CDS encoding CapA family protein, producing the protein MFKKTLLLIFIFCLTGCGTGSKQPEPAAPPAPAAAQSQVVTITAAGDFLMHMPVVQSARQPDGSYDFKPIFSNVKNLLADPDLTIVNLETRLAGPAYGFSGYPAFNTPTELAYDMKELGIDVVLTANNHSLDRGWPGIVNTLHNLEAAGLLPVGTYRSREEAGKALIIEVKNIKIGLLNYTESTNGLPLPRGKEFAVNLMHKDKIYADIENLKAAGAEVIVACLHFGAEYTRYPNRQQVALVEELLQRGVDIVLGNHVHVIQPMDWPKINAGSSTKQCFVAYSLGNFISNQQWRYSDCGVLVNIEIAKENHQVAVKGVDYVPVWVDTYVQNGRTKYRVLPVEKAMADYLAHSDPLLTAEDYKKLVQVWQDTTSLISGACPVIAPRQLTGSKV; encoded by the coding sequence ATGTTTAAAAAAACATTATTGTTAATTTTTATCTTTTGCTTAACCGGCTGCGGCACAGGCAGTAAGCAGCCTGAGCCGGCTGCCCCGCCGGCGCCCGCTGCCGCACAATCCCAGGTGGTTACCATTACCGCGGCAGGAGATTTCCTGATGCACATGCCGGTAGTGCAGTCTGCCAGGCAGCCGGACGGTTCATATGACTTTAAGCCTATTTTTTCAAACGTCAAAAACCTGTTGGCAGACCCGGATTTAACCATTGTCAACCTGGAAACCAGGCTGGCCGGGCCGGCTTATGGTTTTTCGGGCTATCCCGCATTTAATACTCCGACTGAGCTGGCCTATGACATGAAGGAGCTGGGTATAGATGTGGTGCTGACAGCCAATAATCATAGCCTCGATCGCGGCTGGCCAGGTATTGTTAATACCCTGCACAACCTGGAAGCGGCCGGTTTGCTTCCCGTCGGTACTTACCGCAGCCGGGAAGAGGCCGGCAAAGCTTTGATCATCGAAGTTAAAAACATAAAAATCGGCCTGCTCAATTATACTGAAAGCACCAATGGCCTTCCTTTACCCAGGGGTAAAGAATTTGCGGTCAATCTCATGCATAAAGACAAAATCTATGCGGACATTGAAAATTTAAAGGCAGCCGGGGCGGAAGTCATCGTGGCCTGCCTGCACTTTGGTGCTGAGTACACCCGTTACCCCAACCGGCAACAAGTTGCGCTGGTAGAAGAACTGCTGCAGCGCGGCGTTGACATTGTGCTGGGCAACCATGTGCATGTTATTCAACCAATGGATTGGCCCAAAATTAATGCCGGCAGCAGCACCAAGCAGTGCTTTGTAGCCTATTCGCTGGGTAATTTTATTTCTAATCAACAATGGCGCTACTCCGATTGCGGCGTGCTGGTAAATATAGAGATAGCAAAAGAGAATCATCAAGTGGCTGTCAAAGGTGTTGATTATGTACCGGTTTGGGTGGATACCTATGTACAAAACGGCCGCACAAAATACCGGGTTTTACCGGTAGAAAAAGCCATGGCGGATTATCTGGCCCACTCAGACCCTTTACTAACAGCGGAGGATTATAAAAAGCTGGTGCAAGTATGGCAGGACACAACCTCCCTCATTTCGGGCGCCTGCCCGGTGATCGCGCCCCGGCAGTTGACCGGGAGTAAAGTATAA
- a CDS encoding iron-containing alcohol dehydrogenase, which yields MPSNNLLNISKFVAPEVIFGLGALSQVGESAVRLGIKKAFLVSDEGVMEAGWVDKALYFLNEAGITAHVWHGLTTNPKDYEVAAGAEHYLASGCDGIVAVGGGSPIDVAKAIAILATNGGQIKDYEGVNKISSPLPPMVMVSSTGGSGAEVSQFSMIVEKQRQVKMAIISKSLIPDIAIVDPSLLQTKSARLTAATGVDALSHAIEAYVSLAATPLTDVHALAAIRLIAANLRESVACRTNLAAKSAMAMASLQAGLAFSNAILGATHAMTHQVDGLLDLHHGETNGILLPYVMEFNMISCGEKFVNIAAAMGVQTEGLGKWKAAARGIAAIRRLFKDIGIPERLSQVGMKEEHIRQLSINALKDACLVTNPRDCSAKEIEELYRRAL from the coding sequence ATGCCAAGTAATAATTTGCTTAACATCAGTAAATTTGTTGCCCCCGAGGTAATCTTCGGTCTGGGTGCTTTGAGTCAGGTGGGGGAAAGTGCTGTCCGGTTGGGTATTAAAAAGGCTTTTTTGGTCAGCGATGAGGGGGTCATGGAGGCCGGCTGGGTAGACAAAGCCTTGTATTTTCTGAATGAAGCAGGCATCACCGCCCATGTCTGGCACGGTTTAACCACCAACCCGAAGGATTATGAGGTGGCGGCAGGCGCCGAACATTACCTGGCCAGCGGCTGTGACGGCATTGTGGCGGTGGGCGGCGGCAGCCCTATTGATGTGGCTAAAGCCATTGCTATTCTGGCAACCAACGGCGGTCAAATTAAAGACTATGAAGGAGTTAATAAAATATCCTCGCCGCTGCCGCCTATGGTGATGGTGTCCAGCACCGGCGGGTCGGGAGCGGAAGTATCCCAGTTTTCCATGATTGTGGAAAAACAAAGACAGGTTAAGATGGCTATAATTTCCAAGTCGCTGATTCCTGATATTGCCATAGTGGATCCCTCGCTGCTGCAAACCAAAAGTGCCAGGCTAACCGCCGCCACCGGCGTGGATGCTTTGAGCCATGCCATCGAGGCCTATGTTTCTCTGGCCGCTACACCTTTAACAGATGTGCATGCCCTGGCGGCCATTCGTCTCATTGCGGCTAACTTGCGGGAGTCTGTTGCCTGCCGGACCAACCTGGCAGCTAAATCTGCCATGGCCATGGCCAGCCTGCAGGCGGGCTTGGCTTTTTCCAATGCTATTCTGGGTGCCACCCATGCCATGACCCACCAGGTGGACGGCCTGCTGGATCTGCACCACGGTGAAACCAACGGCATATTGCTGCCCTATGTTATGGAATTCAACATGATTTCCTGCGGCGAGAAGTTTGTAAATATTGCAGCAGCCATGGGGGTGCAAACCGAAGGACTGGGCAAGTGGAAGGCGGCTGCCCGCGGCATTGCGGCGATACGCCGGTTGTTTAAGGATATCGGTATACCGGAAAGGCTGTCCCAGGTGGGTATGAAAGAGGAGCACATCCGGCAGTTGAGTATAAACGCTCTGAAAGACGCTTGTTTGGTGACCAACCCCCGGGATTGCAGTGCTAAAGAGATTGAAGAATTATACAGGAGGGCCCTGTAA
- a CDS encoding NifU family protein codes for MREKVQEALEKVRPFLQRDGGDVELVDVDETSGVVKVKLKGACGGUPGAVYTLKNGIERSLKQAVPEVREVVSV; via the coding sequence ATGCGTGAAAAGGTGCAAGAGGCCCTGGAAAAGGTGCGTCCGTTTCTGCAAAGAGACGGCGGTGACGTTGAATTAGTAGATGTAGATGAAACCTCCGGCGTTGTTAAAGTAAAGTTAAAAGGCGCTTGCGGTGGCTGACCCGGTGCTGTTTATACCCTGAAAAACGGGATTGAGCGGTCGCTCAAGCAGGCTGTGCCGGAAGTTAGGGAAGTTGTATCGGTATAA
- a CDS encoding N-acetylmuramoyl-L-alanine amidase family protein, producing the protein MAKKLVVLDPGHGGKDPGAVGNSLLEKEITLMLARRVAKRLGFYDVAVKLTRDDDTYLSLEARAQIANNLKADYFLSIHVNAGGGTGFESYIYNGPVSTLSVSYRSIIHSRIATFLKNYGVTDRGEKTANFQVLRQTTMPAALIENLFIDSAKDAALLKDEEFVKGLCDSITAGIVQALKLSPLPAEPAPGPQPTASPSPTWDPQQEVEKLKQAGLLANDHPASAAVTWGELATVLNRLLKLIPKN; encoded by the coding sequence ATGGCTAAAAAACTGGTTGTTTTAGATCCGGGGCACGGCGGCAAGGATCCGGGTGCCGTGGGTAACAGCTTGTTGGAAAAGGAAATTACTTTGATGCTGGCCCGCCGGGTGGCCAAAAGGTTGGGATTTTATGACGTAGCGGTAAAACTTACACGAGATGATGATACCTATCTTTCTTTAGAAGCACGGGCGCAAATTGCTAATAACCTAAAGGCAGATTATTTCCTTTCCATTCATGTGAACGCCGGCGGCGGTACGGGTTTTGAAAGTTACATCTACAACGGTCCGGTCAGCACCCTTTCTGTTTCCTATCGTTCTATTATACACAGCCGTATCGCAACCTTTTTAAAAAATTACGGAGTAACCGACCGGGGTGAAAAAACAGCCAATTTTCAAGTCCTCAGACAAACAACTATGCCCGCCGCCTTAATTGAAAATCTTTTTATTGACTCCGCCAAAGATGCGGCTTTATTAAAAGATGAGGAATTTGTTAAAGGGTTATGCGACAGCATTACCGCCGGCATCGTACAGGCGCTTAAACTATCGCCGCTGCCTGCTGAGCCCGCCCCGGGCCCACAGCCCACTGCGTCTCCGTCTCCGACTTGGGACCCCCAGCAGGAAGTGGAAAAATTAAAGCAGGCAGGCTTGCTGGCTAACGACCATCCGGCATCTGCTGCTGTCACCTGGGGGGAATTAGCCACTGTGCTTAACCGTTTACTGAAGCTAATACCAAAAAATTAA
- a CDS encoding sensor domain-containing diguanylate cyclase produces the protein MGITENTLEKLRMTNLGLKILLITLICSCFFMAVAWLGYNTVYQAEVFLPIHTNIEFFCVFVALSTFTVTWYSYLNNCSYYSYFIGLGLLAVGLIDLFHFYSYEGMPHIFSQACANKAMLFHLWGRLLLSVTFLASVFLYQKQLCFIKRFRISMLAVALLVVGIVFATVTWFPHLYPPMLSSGQNHTHYKTIAEYLIIVVLLGAVWGHLRLYKKHMDGYLQLIIAILVILVFSELCFAAEYSSYDTLNLLGHIFRFASYILIYAAIFINNVKRPYLQLVAAREELARSNSLLEEKVQERTKDLQQANEKLTWAASHDFLTGAINRLEFSGRLKILLENSQPQDVHCVIAIDFDSFKKINDTYGHAVGDECLKTFVRAAREVLRPSDSVARFGGDEFVLLLPYTPRAGARVAGEKVRAHLAKIAAPPFTISMGIAAWPADGRKEKELLNSADQALYLAKEKGKNRVE, from the coding sequence ATGGGCATAACAGAAAATACTTTAGAAAAACTTCGTATGACCAACCTGGGGCTAAAGATTTTATTAATCACATTGATCTGCAGCTGCTTTTTTATGGCAGTGGCATGGCTTGGTTATAATACCGTTTACCAGGCGGAGGTTTTTTTGCCTATCCATACTAATATAGAATTTTTTTGTGTTTTCGTAGCTCTGAGTACCTTCACTGTGACCTGGTATTCTTACTTGAATAATTGTTCTTATTACAGTTATTTTATCGGTCTCGGCCTGCTGGCTGTGGGTTTAATTGATTTGTTTCATTTTTATTCCTACGAGGGAATGCCGCACATTTTTAGCCAGGCCTGTGCCAACAAGGCCATGTTGTTTCATCTGTGGGGCAGGCTGCTGCTTTCCGTTACCTTTCTGGCCAGTGTGTTTTTGTACCAAAAACAGCTTTGTTTTATCAAACGTTTTCGCATCAGCATGCTGGCTGTGGCCTTACTGGTTGTCGGAATAGTTTTTGCCACTGTAACCTGGTTTCCCCACCTCTACCCGCCAATGCTGAGCAGCGGACAAAACCACACTCACTACAAAACAATAGCCGAGTATTTAATTATTGTTGTATTGCTGGGGGCTGTCTGGGGTCACCTCCGGCTGTACAAAAAACACATGGACGGCTACCTGCAACTTATCATTGCCATTTTGGTTATTCTGGTCTTTAGTGAGTTGTGCTTTGCTGCCGAGTACAGTTCATATGATACCCTCAATTTATTGGGTCATATCTTCCGTTTTGCCTCGTATATCCTAATTTATGCGGCAATTTTCATAAATAATGTCAAACGACCTTATTTGCAACTGGTTGCTGCCAGAGAAGAATTGGCCCGATCTAACAGCCTGTTGGAAGAAAAGGTGCAGGAACGAACCAAAGATTTGCAGCAGGCCAATGAAAAATTAACCTGGGCAGCCAGCCACGATTTCCTCACCGGCGCCATAAACCGCCTGGAATTTTCCGGTCGCCTGAAAATTTTACTGGAGAATTCTCAACCGCAGGATGTTCACTGTGTAATTGCCATTGATTTTGACAGCTTTAAAAAGATCAATGACACTTACGGCCATGCAGTGGGAGATGAATGCCTGAAAACCTTTGTCAGGGCTGCCCGGGAAGTGCTGCGTCCGAGTGACTCGGTGGCCCGCTTCGGCGGGGATGAATTTGTGCTGCTGTTGCCTTACACTCCCAGGGCAGGCGCCCGGGTGGCCGGCGAAAAAGTGCGCGCCCACCTGGCTAAAATTGCCGCTCCGCCTTTTACCATCTCCATGGGCATTGCGGCATGGCCCGCTGACGGGCGCAAGGAAAAGGAATTGTTAAACAGTGCGGATCAGGCCCTCTACCTGGCTAAAGAAAAGGGTAAAAACCGAGTTGAGTAA